GAACAACATACAGTATATGTTATGCTAATGCAAAGAAGTTTAGCCTGCGTGTCTGAACTAAACATTGGGTACCTAGATAGTTTTGGTGTCACAGAATTGTCAGAAATGTAGTAACTTCTATTAGAAAATAGGAATGCAGAAATTATCATCTGCAATTTGGGTTAAAGGAAAATATGTCATAGATTTCAGGGGAGCAGGGACACTCAGAtccttctttcctttttcctACTGGCTAATAAGTAGTTCTTACTACCTGAGCGCATGTTGTTATTACTAGTTCATCTACAGACATAAATATTCTGTCATAAATTTCATTTATAGCAAAACTGCGATTTATTGGTTAGGTCTCTGTAAAGTTTGTTAAGACTTCTACGTATACTTGGGCTATTAAGTAATGTGGACTTCCTCGGCATCATGGACAGTTCATGCACTGTTTTTGCCTTTGCTTCCCCATAAGGTTTTCatagattacatttttttggctGAAACAATAACTTTTTTGCTATTAGGTCTATATATTGTACCTTTAAGgtattgtaaactattgatggtctatccataggttaggtcatcaatagtagctcAGTGGGGTCTGATCTGGGCTGATGtgcttgtgcattgagctgacctttgcaggaagcagacagctctgttcccacttcaGTTGTCTGGCTTTATATTTCAGGCCAAgttcacattcatttcaatgcctgcaataccaagcctgaccactacagtgggaactgagcagtctgcttcctgcagaaacagcTCAGTGCCCAAGCACTCCGtctcagagaacagctgattgacaggaGTGACTGGCAATGGATCTCTGCTGATCTATTATTAATGACCTTTCCTAAGGATAgacaatcaatagtttacaactggacaacccctttaaaaaaaaaatcatgtctgCACAAAGAACATTGGGGGAAATTTAGCAAGACTAGTGCAAAATAATAGTGAGAATTTTCCACACCAACCAATCAGGTGCCTGTTTTCATTTACCATATGATTTCTGAAAAATGAGAGCTGGAACctgattgattgctatggaaaACTTTTCTTCACAGTTATTctgataaatctcccccattgtgTTCTTCTTTGGTTGTTTGAGTCATAATGAAATAACACGTATCCAGTATATGCTTTGCATGACACATTACATACAATACACAACTTTGCAGTTTAACCAGACTTTGCTATACATTGGTTACGTTCTACCCTGTAAAGTTTGTGTAAAAAGTTTGTTTGTGCATTTattgattattttatttttgatgGTAGTTGATATCCAGTGGAGAAATATATTGGATATACAACTAGCCCTTACTGGGACTTTATCCTGTCTGAGAATGGCTAAACACTTTGATGCAAAAAATGTCTTCTTTCACACATTTTCATGTAGCCTTTCCATATAGTTTCTGAGTTCTTTGCATTCCCCCATGTCTATGTCTTGGCAAACCCACTTTATATCGTCTTCATTGTTCACTAAAATGGGGTTAATATTAGGAGAACCATCCTCAGAAGGGATGGTGGTAAACGTAGTAAATTTTACACGTTTCCTTTTGGAGGTAGGTGAGGTGGCAGGCTCACCCTTGTGTTCTTTCCCTTCATTAAAGGAAGTCTCTGCAGATCTATACGTCTGTCCATTTAGAGTTTTAGAAGGATTTGAAGTGATGAGATATTTACTTTCTGCAATATTTACTCCCCTGTCTACCGCTGTTATGCATTCTTCCGGCTGCAAAGGGAAGTTCATATTATTTTCCAATATTTCTGTTCGATTTGTAAGTCCCACCCAGTCGTGTGAATGTGTCATTGTCTCTTGTTCATCCACAGGGACGTGTTTATGTCTATACTTCAGTGCAAATGTCACGCAATTTATGAGAAAGACAAGTATGGCCAGACAGAAGACTCCTAATAAAGCGTACATTCCGATCTCCAGGTCACTTAATCCTCTTGTATTTTGGACAAGATCATTGTCTTCTACATCACCATTATTACCAGGTAGATCAACTTGTGCAGGAAAACTAGTGAAATCCATGGGGAGGTTTGGAAGATGACTATCATCATCTAAAAGactttctctctcccttttcttaCTTAATTGGGCTCGATCAGTGGTAGCCCTGTTCATGTTCTGGATATCTCTCTCCATTGATGGTGTACCAAAGTAAGTAATATCAGGTCTTGTTCGTTCCAAGGGAATCTTCTGTCTTCTACCAGTAGAACGGTTTTCAAAATGATCCCTATTCATATTTTTACTGTCACTTCCACTGTTGTTACCAAATTTAACACTTATGTGCCCAATGCCAACAGTCAGGATACTCTTCCGTTTAGACTTTTGACATAACTCACTTATCATAAGCTCTACTTTGACCAGAGCCCCCTGTCCTTCTGTGATGGCTGAAAAAATTGGCCATTTGGATTTAGAATCCTGAGACACAGAAAAAACCTTCTCATCTAAAGATGTCACACTCATTGAAAAGTCTTTGGAGTCGTAGATGTCCAGGGGAATCACTGTACCATCACTAAACTGGATCCAACAACTGATTTCTACTTCCTGTATGCAAAACCCAAAAAAATAGAGATTTCAGCAAACAGATAAAAGGAGGAAAATATTTCCATAAAGAACATTTTATACTGTAATAAATCGTAAACTACTAGGAGGTGAAAGACACAAATTCATTTCTAAGACATAAAAACACTAGTTTAAATTTCTTGgcaataaaatgtgtttttttctcactGGTTCTAAAAAGACAATGAGTCCCTGGGGCGATATGGATTCGACTTTAACAGCGGAGTAATAAAGTGACTGTCAGAAGACATTATTATATGCTGACTTAAATTATCGCGGTTGTGTATTTAAATGAAAACAAATTGCATATTTCAAAAATGTATTAATTTAAAGTTTTCTCTGATTACTTGTGCGAAATGATAAAGTGCCGTAAGTAACCTTCAGGAAACAGCAATTACAACTGTGCTTTTCTGTTACACAAACCATTTCACATTCTATTTTCGAAATTTTGATCAAAAATGGTTAATTCCTGGGAGATATGGAACTAAGTCCTCTTTATTGCTGCGCAAAATACTTGATCAATGATTCATGtttaggtacataaaataacaaatgaaaACTCTTCACAATTTATGACACATAAAACCTTATCTTTACTCCATACAGTCAGGTTTAGACTTCTAAACAGAACTTTTTTTGAAAATGTAAATTTTCAGTGCTCCATATCTAGACTATTTAATTCATTTTGATTATATGCTCACATTCAGGCATTTAACAACCGATATTAATATCATATAACAGCTTTAACAGCCGCTCAGTACTGTAAAATGAGCATCTACTTAAAGGGTTGCTTTGGTAAAAAAGATTTTTGGCCTTAATTATAGCCTCTCCCATATATATAAAGCAGCTATTAGCTTGGTTAGTtactcctttctatctgaaacacaTGTTGTCCtccttctcagatggtcatgtgatctcattctaacCAGCTCAGATTAATTTAGATTTATGCGCTCTCaaactagtcagattctcagtcagTCTAATATCTTTGTGATGCTTTTACATCAACTCTACCATGGAAATTGCTTAGAGGGAGATGCAGACACTCCTATTACTGACGATAatcatacagctcctgtcacacaagtgtaatagaggaaatcacagctcatcctcctgattgtataattttgttttgtagcttatttagaagaatatagaacTGATGATAGTTAAACTGTCCCtccagcaagcagagatggtacatcctCTCACTAATGCAGTGCTGATACATCATGTGATTGATAACACAAAATAGTGAAAGAAGAAATCTCATATTTACATGGGGGAGAAAAAACAGGCACATTCTGTGCTAGCTAGTGGGCAAATGAGCCCTAGGATTTATTTTGTGAATCCACATGCAGttttattttgtgtgtgcaaagtcAATAAAGCTGGCTTAAGGTCAGTTTTAAACCAGAAATGAGTGTCTCAGAGTGCATTTTAGTATCTTACACAACAATATGGTGATACATTGAGCTAACATTCCCCAAGTTGTCATGTAAATATATAGACTGTTTGCAATAATCTCACATTGTAGCAGTGGaagatgcacacaatgagaagtAGAGAGTTTGGATGCCAATAGGGCCAAGCTTATCTTTCTCCAGCCATGGACAGCTAGATGTTATACCAATCTTTACTGTATATCTCATATTCTTCTCACAGATTTCCTTGGCAATACAAAAATACAATGATATGACAcgtaaaaaggtaaaaaacaaaacaaaaataggaaTGCAGCTACCTGAAAAGGTGAGTGACTTGGAAAAATTATAGGTAGAGAATGTTTGTCGTTAGAATGGTGGGTCATGGAAGAAGACCTAGTTGTTTGGCTGCAGCCAACCCAATGACAGTCGCACTGGCAGGTGAGACTATTCTGATGGATTAGTGAAGAAAATTGTGATGTGCGTAGGAgcagctgaccgaaatataaaaTTCAGTACGATACAAAAAGTAAGCTCTGCTTGGTACACCATGCGCATACTAACAGCTAACACAAAGTGTATCCCCAGCTAGAACTGAGGAAGGGGCGTTGCTTCGAAACACGTCTTTTTATGCTGGTTCAAAACAAAACGGAGAAGTTGAGCTTACTTCTTGTATTGTACTGAAttttatatttcggtcagctaCGCCTATacgcataacatttttttcttcactaaaTGATATGACATGGTAAGTGCATTTTCTTCAATATTTACATTTTCAGTATTTcaatgcttaatttttttttaatatgtgttTTAAgctaaacacatagaaaagatttGCCTTTTCAAAATAATTTCTTCTCAAAGTTTTTGTACGTTTCTCTAGTAAAAAACCCTTTTAGTTTACTTCCAACTGTGTGCTGTACAGCTTAATGTGCCCTTTGAGATTTTCAGGCTACACTCAACAGCAAATGTTTTTGAAGTACACTGAGGTGGTGTTTTCTTTGAAGAATATCCAttttaaagtaaagaaaaaagatttaaacgtaataaaaaatatatttttcttataCATAATATGAAGTGTAAGCTACAGGACTCTTTGAGAACAGAAAACCCTGCCCATATTATACTTAACACATTGATTGCCACActagaaaaagaaaacattttcctGGGGCCACAGTGTTTTATTaccaaaataaaatataaactttgaaagcaaaaaaataatttaatgaaaaatttcatttgtgatttttttgttattttctgtgTGTGAGTTATATATAACTCATGAGGCCCCAGGCTCAAAACCAGTGAGAGTTAAATACAAGTCACATAGCAGTTTAGGTTCTTTTCTGTGCGTGAGTTATAGTGGATAATATGCCATATTTTTgttatgttaaaaaatctgataaagatgaatcatttcagatttatatccacctcaatgtgacccgttatctgtacaattccattaaaaaacaaaccGAAAATCATTTAgagtggaaaaattaaaataaaaaaactaaaataatgtagctacataacTGTAAATTGTTGAAAAGTATCAGTCAGAAGAAGGGCACCCCAAAATTTCCAAGGCAttgcatataccatggaacacagtgaagaaggTCATAAAGAAGTAGATTGCATTTGGAACAACGTGGTAATGACATTACAAAGAACTGCACATCTCTCAAAAATTGATAAAAATGCCAAAAGATAATTGGTCCAGGAggtgccaagaggcctacagcaacattaacgATGCTGCAGaggtttctggcaagtactggttgtgtagttcATGTGATAACCATCTCCCGTGTTCCTTATATATCTGGGTTGTCTACTAGGGTTGCAAGACAGAAGCCTTTTCTTACAAAGACAAATATCCAAGCCCAGATATATTTTGCCAAAACCCTCATCTAGCCTGCCAAAAGTGAGAGAATGTGTTTTGGTCTGATGAGACTaaggttgaactttttggtcataattccaaaaggtatgtttggtgtaaagccaacagtgcacatcaccaaaagaacaccatacccgcagtgaagcatggtagaagcAGCATGTTCTTCTGTTGCTAGAATGGCAGCTTTAGTCTATGTGAAAGGAATTGTGAACAGGTCCAAATATATGTCCTTTTTCGCACAAAACCTAAAGGCCTCTTCTAAAAAGCTGAAGCGGAATTTTTCCTTTCAGcaagacaacaacccaaagcatacaaaagaatggcttcgccagaagaagatcaaagttttggaatggcccagccaaacCCCATATCTCAATCGTATTGAAGGTCTGAGGGTTGACCTCAAGAAGGCGCTATACATGAGATACCcttacaatctgacagatttggagtgcttttgcaaggaaaaataggcaaagattgccaagtcaagatgtaccatgctgatagacaccagcTCCAAAGGACTGAATGTGgttataaagtcaaagggtatatCAACAAAGTATTCGTAtcagggtgtgcatatttatgcaaccacattattttagggtttttttcaaCCCTGAAATATTTCAGTTTGTCTTTCAATTGAATTGTACAAATAATTGGTCACCTTGAAGCtggaaataaatctaaaatgattcatctttgtcagattgtTTACCAGACAAACACATGGCGTTTTATTAGGGGTGTGTACACTTTTTGTATCGTCTGACACATGAGGCCCTGAGCTCAAAACTAGCATGATTTTAAATGCAACTCGCATACCAACTAATACTTTAAAATAAACGTAACATGAAATTTGTATAATCTGAAAAGCATTATAAACCATCAATATGATACCTGTTTTGGGGAACTAAAATGCTCTTGGGCTATTGTGGTTGCATAGATCGCCCTATTACTTCCAGGGCTAAGTTGAAGAGTAAGTGACAGGCCTGTCACCACCTGGATTCCAAGGTCTGTTATGGTCACTTTTTCATCTACTACCATCACAGTCCTCTCTGCCAGGATGGCATCAGAAAGGGGGGAAAGTATCTAAAAACAACAACAGATAAATGTAAACATTTTAAATTAGATATAAGACCCAATTCAGTATAACAATATATCAAAATACCACTGAGATCCATTCTTAGATTAGAGCTACAAttacagctgcaagaaaaagtaagtgaacactctggaattacttggatttctgcatttATCACTAATGAAATGTGACTACCTAACAAATATAGACAAACACACTTGACTAACACGAACATTTATGTGTTCCTTTGAACAGATTGAGTAAacctccacagtgcagggagaaaaagtggcACAATCTTGAATTTAATAAACTCTAGATCCTCCTTCACCAGTAATCACCTCAGCCAAATGTTTCTtctagctgcaaataagattagcaggatgttgaggaggaattttgaaCCATCGCTTTCTGGTAATGAGTTTCAGTTCAGCAATATTTATGGGATACCTCGTATGCACAACCTTCTTCTGGTCCTGCCATCACATCTTAATTGGATTAAGGTCAGAACTAATGCTtgaacagatcagtggcaaaagaagactgggccatcaaaggacacgatggctgatacctTCAAAGCTGATACTAgcatggatatcaaccaactgaaagaagcagtgcaaaaccaaaaaacatggagggagctcgcctttaggtcGCCAACGGTCGTGAAAGACTAAATGGCTACCAACAACAACAGAAATCTGATTTGATCATTCCATaacacaaatcttctttttcaaccattctttgaTTTACTTGTGTTCTTCGGTTCATTGTCTTGATGCTTCATTTAAAGTCTCTTTAGCTTGAGGTCACAGACTGTTGTCCTTACACTCTCCTGAAAAAATGTTTTGATAAATCTTAGAAATCATTGTTCATTCAATGATCGCAAGGTGTTGAGCAGCTGAAGCTGCAAAGCACCCTGAAACCATGATGTTCCTTTCCACCATCCTTACAGTGGAGACAAGTTTTGGTGTTGCTGCGCAGTGTTCTTTTTCCTTAGCATTGTACATTTGTGCTATAAAGTTCCATTTTCGTCTCATCTGTCTATACAATATTTTCCTAGTAACATTGTAGAACATCCAAGTGGTCTAGGGCAAACCTGGGATaggctgcaatgttttttttctggacatgattcttatttaatgtttttttaacagTGAAGACATGAACACAGATTTTAGCAATTTGCAGAGTCTTCTATAAATCTTTTTCTGTTGCCCTTGCATTCTTTTGTaactttttaggctgggttcacacagggcggatttgcagcagaaatttcgtctggaatttcgccgtggcaagtccgcttgcggccgctaatcccaggattagccagccgttATGTTtatatttctcagaaatctcgtccacacaggacggcgaaTCCAccgtggcaaagccggcagaagccggtgctgcagcgcggattcggcggccgcagcatgttcattttttttcttcctccgctgtggccgcgctctcctctatgggagtgctggctgcagtggaagagcgagctgccaggccgcttcaaaaccagcagctaagtgccgcgggtttcgAAGCAGCACTTTTccgggcggaaatctcacgttttttcgctgtggccaaaccgcaagatttccgttgggaatccggcatgtgagaacccagccttaggattgGCTGTTGCgcttggagtgatcttaacaggatGCTCATTACTTGGGAGAGTGGCAACAGTTTCGAATTTACTCCATTTTCCATAATTTGTCTAACTGTGGATTTATGTACATTCAGGTacttagcaatgcttttgtagcatTTTCCAGCCTCATGCATCTCTATTACATGTCttttgaaagttgtttgcattgatgcatggttcacactaagcaatctttcttgagaaggaTAGATTTGTTAATAGCCAGACTTTATGTGATTCTATTTAATGGGTAACTCACATTTCCCATCTaatctccttaattgaaacaccttttgccaattagtttttggagaagtcattaacacagaggttcacttattttttttttctcactacaCTTTGGATGTTATACAGTGTACCCAATAAAATATAAGAACGGTACAACCATTTGTGTGTTATTAacttagttagattgtgtttctgTGCAATTCTGATTTAGATCGCAGTCAGGCCACATTATATGAGAAATGAATGCAGAAATCCATGTAATTACAAAAGGGCTCACTTACTTTATCTTGCCACTATAAAATGTAGATTTCTTTAACTAGAACATGGTAAAAACAAGTAAAAATCATACACAATATATCAGCAGAGTATGCTCAGGATTGTAAATAATTGTAAATATAGCCTGTGAATTAGACATGTATAGTAAAATACAAAACTCAGCAGGGACAATTAACTTAAATTGATGTTTGATATTATAGTTAATGTAAACAGTATCCGCCAGTGAattgtgccaaatgtattaagaaacgcatgcctcttaataaatttagtGCATGTCTGGTTGGTCCTCGTGTCAGAATGTGAAGtctatgccagctatgagctgCCGTAAATTTCAACAATAATTTATGCCAGTGTCTAGCATAAAATATGATGAATCTGACAGGCATTGAAAAGCCCATCCATTTTGCTCACCACCACCTTTTTAGCAAGAAGGGAACAAAAAACAAATCAGAAGTTTTTGTACAAGTAGAACTTGCACAAGAATTCTGGCAAATTCCTCCCAATATCTATAAATAAAAGGATTTCTCAATAGTCATGTATAATGACTTACTTATCAAGGAGATTGTAGGCATAAAGCAAGTGGTTTATTTTTACCTGTAAAGTTGTCATACCAACTTCTTGGCCAATCAGAATCTGTCCTTTGAGACTCACAACTTGGGACTCATCCATTTTGATAAATTCACTTATTAAATCTGTAATGTCCACTTGCCAGTCAGATCCAAGCAGATACATGGGTTGACCCGGAGTTTCAGAGGACTCAGCTATAAACTGTGTAAGAACACGTAGTATAGCATGTTGATATTGAAGAGTACAGCCTTTTCCCTTtttgtcatcatcatcatcatcttcactGTCTCTAGCTGGTCTGGAAAATAATATAATCTAATCAAATATTTTTCTTAGCATTTCTTattaggcagatagatagatgtctGCAATATTTTGTTTGAGATATACACTaagtggccactttattagagatgcccatctagtagtgcgttggcCCTTCTTTGTCCAAGAGATGCTCTATAGAATTAAGATATGAAGACTGTGATCCCCCTCCATGCATACCCCAAAACTGCAGGGCGTAACTtatgtcctgtagcattaagggcaTAGGTGTACCACCAGGGGTCGCTGGGGGTACAATGGCAACTCGGCCCCTGCGCTTaaggggggcccagaggccgccctctgcCATATACAAAAACAGGTTCAGGCCACGCTGTAGGTGGCCCTGTGATTAGTGAGGTCCGGTGACAGCACGAGGAGAGAGAAGGAATGAGGAAGGACTcggagggaggggaggaggagcagtGACATGGAGTAAGGGGGAGGGACGCAGACACAGGCGCACGGCACGGCAAGGTATGAAGTGGAGTAGGGATGATGATTTCATCTCCCTGCTCCTCCCTTCCTGCTGACACTGTGTAtagctgctctcctcacacagagaagtggtctgGGCCccggggtatgtatctatctatct
This region of Eleutherodactylus coqui strain aEleCoq1 chromosome 5, aEleCoq1.hap1, whole genome shotgun sequence genomic DNA includes:
- the LOC136627908 gene encoding transmembrane protein 132D-like; this encodes STVTESRGILDSIQRFSLLPTYLPVSYTIHQSELSFFLKEANQDIMRNSSLQSRVESFLIYKAKKQPLMNATYGPFFIEQEVPQDLLLISSHFGSTDKFTFNWKIKAHILKDKIYRSKPKVQVLFYIVGRDWDDYSSTERLPCVKVFAFRETREVKATCKLTGDLGLCVAELELLLSWFDPPTVIAGHKKMLEQPNGSPVELYYSILQSNEKGDCVKEDTRKIQTSHNFFDDAGPPLQRIGSVYLYQAPSSNSSIEVVINGNIAIRSFSRSVRTGDILSYFVFIAKNFTQAKFKLRAKVTEGVNLFGMRGSSHLWDVKENMDFPGKLSPVIIDCQRKYSIAETSVVENFYEIFQIDFKIGSATDPSGVQIITWQVEYLGQVVSDFGVSKIYVNERDIVSLIPLAMEAEILNTAILTGKTVAVPVKTVAIDSSGSVTDLSELVDCKSSDEDVLKVSDRCDYVFVNGKEMKGKVNAIVNFSYQHFKPSLEMTVWVPRLPLLIDLSDTELNQIKGWRVPIMANKRPARDSEDDDDDDKKGKGCTLQYQHAILRVLTQFIAESSETPGQPMYLLGSDWQVDITDLISEFIKMDESQVVSLKGQILIGQEVGMTTLQILSPLSDAILAERTVMVVDEKVTITDLGIQVVTGLSLTLQLSPGSNRAIYATTIAQEHFSSPKQEVEISCWIQFSDGTVIPLDIYDSKDFSMSVTSLDEKVFSVSQDSKSKWPIFSAITEGQGALVKVELMISELCQKSKRKSILTVGIGHISVKFGNNSGSDSKNMNRDHFENRSTGRRQKIPLERTRPDITYFGTPSMERDIQNMNRATTDRAQLSKKRERESLLDDDSHLPNLPMDFTSFPAQVDLPGNNGDVEDNDLVQNTRGLSDLEIGMYALLGVFCLAILVFLINCVTFALKYRHKHVPVDEQETMTHSHDWVGLTNRTEILENNMNFPLQPEECITAVDRGVNIAESKYLITSNPSKTLNGQTYRSAETSFNEGKEHKGEPATSPTSKRKRVKFTTFTTIPSEDGSPNINPILVNNEDDIKWVCQDIDMGECKELRNYMERLHENV